From the genome of Trichosurus vulpecula isolate mTriVul1 chromosome X, mTriVul1.pri, whole genome shotgun sequence:
GATGGAAAAAAAAGGGGCattagattgaaaaaaaaaacaaaaataaacaaaaaaaaagttctcctGATATATTTGCTGTGAATGCTGAGGAGTGTCAGTTTATGCAAATGCTGTTTTAAAAAACACCCAAATTCCAACTGGAAATGCTTTGCTCCCCAAAGTGGCCACCCTCACCCCCCTGGTACTTGGTGGTCTCTGGTCCCTGCTGCTACACAGTATGGTACGTGGCTTTTTGCTTGCTGCCCCCCGGGGGAAGTAGTACTCTCAGGAAGTGGGCCAGCCAAAGGAATGCTGGGAGCAAGCCACCCACCCCTGTCACCTAGCTAAACTCATCTGGGGCAGCCTCTGCCTCGCCCTTTGTTCCCTCATGGGGCTGAAGGGCCAGAAGAGGGACCTTTCCATTCTAAAGGGAGCTTGgctctctcatttttcagataaggaaactgaggcctaacaAATTGAAgcattctctctgggcctcatttttgtcctctgtaaaatggggagactgAACTAGTCTTTGAGGTCTCTTTTTACTCTAGCCCAGCACTTCTTAAGCTGTGGGTGGCCatgatccacagtttaagaagcactgaaggggtcacGAGTGGAGAAAGTTGAAGAAGCCCTTCTAGACCTCTGCTGAGCTATGATCTTCACCTATGAAGGAGCGTGGCTGTTTTGAGGGCTCAGACATCATCCCAAACCAAATCCAGGCCTCTTGAATTGTCCCCTCTGAAGTTACTGAACAATGTGACGATCAGTTGGAAACTCTTAGCTACATAAGGAACTCGAATGGATTATAGTCGCGGTAGGAGAGCAGACCGTGCTGAAAACCAATTTTGCAATGCTGAGCTCTACAGACGCCTGCTTAAGAGGCCTCTGAGCCCCTGATGGGAGAAGCATGGTACTTCGGCTAACGGAACCCATACCAAGCATGGCTGTTGCTGTTACGAGCCAAATGACAAGAGCGAGGAAACGAAGCCATGTGAAATCGACAGCACCGGTTCCATATTTGCGTTGTTTACAATGCTTTTGTAAATTCTCTGGTCCCGTTATCCTCTCCACTGCTATCTGACTGCGAGGAGGCGGCTCCATTTACCTTCTCCCAGGGTAGGCTAATTTCCTGTCATTTCTCTTATGCAAACCCAGTTTTTCTAACCTGTTTTTATTTTGAACACTTTTTAAATTGACATTTTCAATCAATAAAGAAGGATGACAATGCCTTATAAATGAAATTTCCAAGTGTGCTCACTCTCCTTTGTCGTCTGCTTGGTGTCCGTGAAGAAGGCAGGGGGTGGAGCTGAGTATCTTAGGATCGTGGTGTTTGGTAGTTTTCCATGAGTGTTGTCCTCTGTTGGTCTGAATGAAGAGTTCAGGAGGAACTGATGTTGCCTTTAGAGCTTCAAGAGGCTCTAGTCTAGAAGGAGCctgaagacctaggttccagtcCTGACAACATCAttttttagctgtgtgatttgATAGAAATCACTACTctgaaccttggttttctcatcctGGAAAATAAGGACACAGTCAAAGCATGCCAGGGTTTTCATCCAACCTGTCTGGACCTGAGGgagaatcccatctctgatatatCTAACCAGTCTTTGTGTGAAGCGCTCAGTGAGGAAGAGCTCCCTCTCAAGGCAGTCAATTCCCCTGATTCCATTTCTAATCATAATTCTGTCTctaacctttttttccccttacctcTCTCCcaattctacccattgctcctagttaaTAATTTTAACTCTAATAACAGTattagaacaacaacaaaaatagctagTATTTGAGGTTTGTAAAACGCTTGACatgtctcattttgtcttcacagcaaccttgggaggtaggttctgttatcaccctcttttacagataaggaaatagaggcacAGAGAGTGTCTTGCCCTGGGGtagcacagctagtgagtatctaagaccggatttgaactcaggtcttcctcactcccagtCTTGCGCTATATTCCTTTACGACCTTAGCTGCCTCATAGTTCTGTCCCCAGGGGCCAAAGAGGCCAAGTCAGATACCTGTGCCATGTGATAGTCCTTCAAAAAGTGGCAGATCCCAATCATGACCCCTCTAAGTCTGCTCGTCTTCAAtttaaacatccctagttcccttTGGCCTGTCCTAACATGGCAGGGTCCCAGGACCTTCTCCATTGTGTTTTTCATCTTAtcaatttccttcttaaaatgtggatGTTCAGAACAGGACGCAGAGCTCTAAGTGTGATTGGACTAGGATGTAGTATGACACAGCCATCGCCTCCTTCACTCTGGACACTATCCTGTGCTTAATGAAGGCCAAGACCACATTCCTGTTTCACCCACTGCAGCATACTTTTTAATAATTGAGGTTGTAGTCCTAAGGCCCCCAGATCTAGCCATGTTCTCTTCATCTTGGACTTGGGAGGTTGGGTTTTTGAACTCAAGTATAAGACTACATTTATTCTCATTAACTTTCTTCTGGTTCCATTTGGCTCATTGATCCAGTTTGGTAAGATCCTTTGGGATCTTGGCTGTCATCTAGTATGTTAGCCATACCTCCCAGTTTGTGCCAGCTGCACATTAGATAAGTGTGCCAGCAATTCCTTCATCCAGGTCATTGATAAAGCTATTACATAGCACAGAGCCAAGGACAGATCAAATCCCTGGTCCACCCCAATAGAGACCTCCTTCCATATTGCTGGGGACTAGCTCTTTGGGTATAGCCATCTAACCGGTTCTGAATCCACCGCACTGAATTAGTGTGTTACGCACATAGCTTACTTATCTTATTGGGAAAAGAGCAGGAATTCTTGTCACAgagtagtccttgccctcagccAGCATGGCTGGCTAGCAGTGGCTAGAGAACTagatttggaaggatttgggttcaaacttTCCTCATAGGTAAGATGGGGTTTAATAATGCCCTGGTAAtacctagctcacagggttgttgtgagggttaaatgagacaGAATTTGTGAGTGACCAATGGGTAGCCGGTGGAGAAGGGTTTAACAAGGAGTCCTCCAGCATCTGTCCCACAGTATCATCGGGACTTCCTGAATGTTTGGTCTAAGATACACCCTTTCTGTGAAAGGATTGCTGAGGCGCAATATAGAGGTATGACTGGTGGAAAGGGCTCTGACTCATTctgaaagatctgggttcgaatcctggctTGGCTAtgtactacctgagtgaccttagataagtcacttgatcaccctgggactcagtttcctcatctgtaaaatggagatcataatagcaccttccttgaagggttgttatgaggagcaAATAATATTTgtgtagcacatagtaagtactctgtaaatgttagctctttaatattgttgttattttgagTGTAAGCTCCctaaaggcaggggctgttttgcttttgtctttgtagcagTATGTACCTGGCACTTAAGGAATTGGCAGGGGCAGGGTACATAGTGGATCGAaggctggacatggagtcagagagacctgagttcaaattcctcctcaAATCCCTTTTGGTTTTTGAGGCCCTAAgcctccatttcatcatctgtgaaatggaatgaTGGTGACCTCCGAAGTTATAGTAAGATTCCAATGAGAGAATTCTTAGGATGAGTGAGTGGGGTGCTGGATttaggatctgggttcaaatcccaactttatTCCTGATTACCAGGGTCATCTTGGACAGGTGATCTTATgggtctcagttttatcatctatcaAAAAAGGGGGGTATTTTGATTAGATGATTCCTAAGAGCCCTTCTGGCTTCAAACCTTTGACTAAATAATCCTATGAATTGGATTCTGGAGGTAAAATTGGCCAGACCTTCTGTTGAATAGTGTCACCGTGGTATGGGGcttatgtaaaataagggagttggaagAGAGGGCCTtcagaggtccctttcagctctgattgTCTATGATTCTCTGAGGCTGAAGAGCGAAACATAACAACTCCGTTTCACGGTCCTCCACTTAGCACCAATTAATAAGCACCCACACTTTAATTTTGTTCAGTGGTGAAAGTTATTAAATGGGCAATCGAGCGCCCTGCTGGCTTCCTTCTCTGCTCATGTCTACTTCTGGCTCTCACAGCCgagctcccttttcttttcttctttcacttggGTGTCACAACAGGATTTCCTCTGGTCTAACCACATGGGCAAGACCTCTTGTCTGTACTTTTACTGCTTGCTAACTGGTAATTTCAGAGGGTTCCGCCATTTTAGGCTAACTCCGACCATCTTTGTGCACTCTGGGGTTTAGCTTGGCGAGAGCCTTTGGGATATGCACCGTACCCAAGCCCTTGGTATGGAGACATGGGATTCTGGGAGGGCTGATGGTCAGCTGATTGCTGTCTCCAGAATGTTCGACAAGAAAACTCATGAGAAAAATCATGCAAGTGTTCAGCAAATAGTTTAAAAGTACATATGTCAATTCAATAAGCgtttattcttattaataatgaaagagctagtatttgtatagtgctttaaggtttgcaaagtacttcataaatattatctcatttgaaccttacaaccctgggaagtaggtgctatgattatccttattttacagatgaagaaactgaggtaggcaaaggttaagtgacttgcccagggtcacacggctagtaagtttcagcgactggatttgaaatcagacctttctgactccaggttctgcACTCTTATCTaccataccatctagctgcctctaagttGGTACtagtaagtacctactgtgtgccagacattgtactaggCATATAACAACAAAAACGAAATCgtccctgccctcaggcagcTGACATTGTACTGGGGGAGAACAATATATGTGCAGATACTAAATACAAAATCCATAGGAAGTTAAGAGGGAGGAGGATGGATTTTAATGGAAAGGGTTCAGGAGCCCTCCCTTGACTAGTGAGGGATCTCCATGACTTTTCCTATTACTGCCATCTTCTTTTATTACCTTGTTCCTGTAAGTGAAATTTCCTTATTGCCTCTTGGCTTTAACTCAGGTAAGCCTCTTCACCAAGGCTCACTCTTGGGCTCTTAACCTGGAGCTAAAGCCCAACCTGTGAAAGCCCCCATAGAGACTGATTGTCTTGCAGAATGCCCAAGGGATGGTCTCTGGAAAACCAGAGCAGGTCAGTTCTCCTGGATGCTGAGACCCACACCCCTCAGGGAAGACATCCTTCTCTTGCTCTTGAGAAGCATCATCTGGGCGTGAGTAATTCTTTATCTGGaccaggggtgggtaacctgtggccacatgtggccctttaggtcctcaagtttggccctttcAACCAAAACCTCCCCTTTCCAAAGGGCCGCACTCGAGGACCTAAAGGGctacatatggcctcgaggccacaggttccccactcctgaattCTGGACCCTTCCTTTGCCCCATCACATGGTAAGAGGGCTGGAAACCAGATACTCCACCCAAAGTTTGGCTTAGAAGGAACTGAGGATCTTTAGCCTGGGAAAGAGAAGACAGTGAGGATGGaaaagctgtcttcaagtacctgatggactgtcatgtggaaaagggactGAATTTGTTCTTGGCCTGAGGGCTGAGCTGGGAGCACTGGGGGGAGTCCctgagaggcagatttagacctGATGCCTGGAGAAAATTGCCAATGATGAGAGCTACCATGAGAGGTAGCAAGTTCTCTGAGTCTGGAGGTActcaagcaaaggctgggtgGCTGTTTGCCAAAAGGGATTCTGTTCACCTGCACACTGGACCAGATGTGATTCCGAGTGTATCAAAGCAGGGGCTTTATACGCAATTGCCCTTTTCCTCCTGGATTCAGGGATCTCCACTGTAAGACTATAAGCCCCTCGAGGGCAAGAACTAGCTTTGGTTtggcttttttcatctttgtatctctagtataGTGCTTTGGACAAgttagatgcttagtaaatgttggttgaattgaatacATTTGCACATGAGAAACTGTTCCCTTTGGGTTTTCTACCTTTGATGGATCAACATTTCCCTTAAACTCAGTCTGTAGCTCTTTCTGGAGCTTCATAGGAAAGACTTATTAGGATttggagctggcagggaccttagagatgattaagtccaaccccttcattttacaagagaggaaactgaTGCACAGAGAGGAAAAGTGGTTTCATACAAGTACAAAATAGAGCAGGGATTCTGTTCctggtccttggactccaaaccCCATGCTCTTTGCACTAGGACATGCAGCTTTTCATCCTGTAACCTCAATAGCTAAAGGTATATTAGAGAAATTCCCATCTGAATTGTATCTAACAGTGAGCTCCTTCCAGGAATCTGGTGCCACTTTCTGAGATTTCCTCAACTCCCTCGTGTCTGCCAAATTCAGAGGCGGGGAAGCTAAATCTGGCCCTACGTACGTAGGGCCCTCCATGactatttccagttccttgctgaATGTCAGTGGTGCCCAAAGATGTTGGGTGAAATCCTCCCTGACCTACATAAGTTTGGAGAAGAGATGCTCCTGCTGCTGACGTAAGGCTCTCCCCATGCTGATCAGTGAGTAACCAAGCACAAATCATCCTGGATTTAAGCCTCCTGAAACACTGGTATGGTCCTgctaccctcccacccccacccccaaccccatgaCAATTCATATGATGTCATCGACACAGTGACTTCTGTGTAACCCTGGCATGTGTTGGGGCCGTACAGCACAAAAGATGGACATATTTCTCTAAGCAGCAgttgtgggggtgggagaggttttGGTCTTGGGAAATAAAAAATGGCAATAACGTTAAGTAACATTTATTactcaaaaaataaatacaagatgatcACAGGTTCACTTGGGAAACAGTGAAGACTACAGCTGGATACAGTAGATTTCCCATAAGCAAAGTCAACTCCCAATGGCCAACATATGAATTCTCTATAGGACCCAGAGATTGTTCTCCTCCCCTGTGCCACCTCACTGGTCGTAGGGCTGCTTCCCTCTGCCCACGAGGATCCTTGGTGGGAATGGATGGGGATAAGCAGGAGCTGATTGTAAATGAACATGAGGCATGgaatctcccttcccccctcctcaccTTTGGAGATGATCCAATGTACTGCCCACTGGAAGACTCTAGATCAGCGCCTCTCaaactcacagtttaagaagcgctgaaggggtctccagtggaaaaagtttaagaagccctgctctagataGCACATGTCAAAACTAGGTcctgaataatgaatcccctgaagtggtcacttcatttgaattcacactattcCAAGTGACAATGATATAGAAATGGCGATTAGTTCCAGCCCAGGGGAAATATGCAGTGAGAATTTGAATAATGCAGCCACTTCAGGGGACTCATTTGTATTAATCGagacctctctctccctctctctctctctctctctctctctctctctctctcacacacacacacacacacacacacacacacactttttatatatctatgtctctGTTGATATCTGttcctttatctctttctctatctctgtctctgtcttctctctcattctcactcTTGGTCTCTGGGGGGGTTCACTggatgtctgcctcagtttcatgtGTTTGAAGCCACAACCCCATgtagggcagggacagtttctgTTTCACTCTGGGAATCCCTTGGTATGTACAGCACTGCCTATGTAATAAATAGTATTTGATTAAAGAAAGTCCGAGGAATATAAATAGTCCAAGCCAGGAAAGCCCAGTCAGTTCCAAAGGGTTTAgtttgaactgcttttttcttataTGGCGAAGATTGATGGCATCATCTTTGGCCACAAAATGAggaattacatttttttctcacaATTTAAATAAACCGAAATATGTGAATCCTGTCCCGTGACTCACTTGGGTGGGATCAGTCACATTGACAAACACTGAAGCACCTTGTTGCAGGTCAAATGTTCCTCCCAAGCGAATTGACTGATGCCTACAAGGTTTAGAGGGTGTGTGGGTATTTGCTGCTCGGAGGAGGACTCGTTCTGATCCACTTGATTTCAGGCAAAGGCTGGCGATAAATGGCGCCTGACTGGAAGCTTCTCGGTTGGAACAAAAGGTGACTTGGGAATAGATATAGTAAATTCCTGGGTTTTGGACTGTCAGTTTCCCATCACTATAGGATAATGAGTCACTCATGGTGTAATATCCTTTTTTGGCCCACTGTAGAACTgtgtagaaaagagaaaacaaagcagTCAATTGGAATGTGTTTTATGTTTCATATTCTAATGAACAAGAAATGTAAGACCATGCAAGGCCATGAATTATTATCTTGGTGACCTCAAGAaagccctttccccagtctgggcctcggtttcctccttaAGGGGGGTTGGACTTCCCTTCAAGCATAAAAAGATGCCCTCTACATGTGGAAAATAGAAGAGCTGTCACTGACAATAGCTATTCAGTTTTAGGAAGGCCTGGGCTCAAACCCTAACTCTGAGGCATACAAGGTCTATGGCCATGGGGCAAGTTATTCAAACTTACAACAACTGAGGCAGCTCCCTTGCCATCCTAAGTTACAGGGGAGTTTCCAGGCTGTGTTGGTGGTGAGAGGTTCTACGTGGATAAAATCGTAAGtctgggatttcattgatgggggtgaggggagggggaagggagggaggaaacccCTAGGGAGGAACTTCCTTTTCCCAGAGCATGTTGACACCTGTTCTGCAATTTTGACTTTTGGAGAGTCGcctggggacactgagaagttaagtgacttgtccagggtcactcagccagtatgtatgtatgtatgtatgtacatatgtatatacacacacacacacatatatatttatattaaaaaataagcaGGGGAAATAAAAAAATTCCCCAACAAATTACACGCAAGACCTCATGACTCCTTAAAAGCAAATCCCCAAATCCTACCATTAGTCAACACCATGCTTCAATTTTACAACATACACCATTTGTCAGCCACAGCCCAGCAAGGCAAGAACTGATTTATTCCTCCCTAATCATGCTTGATGCAAAGCAGGCCTGCCTCCCACTGAGGGGACTAAAATTAGGAAAGGAAGTATGAAAATAAACTTGTCAAGTTCCCCGTCTGTTTTGATCTCCCCTTGTAGTGGGCGCTACCGCCTTGCAAGCTTGGTGGTATGCAAAGCCTCTGTAGTCTTGTGGCTGAGCCCAAGCACCCACCAGCGACACCCTTCGCCATTTTCTCGACTCAGGCTGAGTGGGGTTCAAAGTGGCAGGTGTGTGCACCAGATTTCCAATCTCAGCTCCTACAGAGAGTTcgattggtgggggtgggggcttcaTGGGGAAGAGCTCGAGATTGTGTTGACTGAGCAGAGCTCCAACTCACTCACAGGCGTGcttgcgcacacacacacacacacacagaagcacgtACACCCGTTGGGGTGACAAACCAGTTTTCTCATGTCATATCGAGACCCAAGAATCTGGGTAGACACAACTTTAAGTGTTAGGAGGAACAACTAATTTAGTTTGAAATCTTTAGGCCTTACAGACCAGCTCTCCCTTAAGAGATATCCAACAACCAAATCATGCCCAAATGTTCAATGCACAATTAAGGGGTAAGTTCCTTTTCATCTAGGCAGACCATTTGGTAATGAATAATCAACACAGAATGGGCTGGGAAATGCTGGCTGATTTTTAACTAGACTCTGATCTCCCCCTAACCCCCACACCCAAACCTGGGGGGGGTTCCTATGGGGCAGAATGACAAAAGTCCCAGGCTTAACATCTAATATCTAACATGAGTTCTCTCAGGGAACTACATCCAAAGACCAGGAAACATGATCTATCAAATGgtgactctcatttcttttgaattttctttataACCCTTCCCCCACCAGGTGAAAAGTACATAGATTATTAGTCCCATTTGacagctggagaaactgaggctcagaaaggggaaagtgacttgcccattatcATATAGCTGGTTAGTAGAATAGTCAAATGCCTTTAAGAGAATCAGTAGAATTCTTGAAGAAAGCTGTTAACATCAgggctctctgtctgtcttttgaCGTAAACACATTGGAATTTACTTGATGACCATAAAGAGTCCCAATCAggctctcagaggccatctatcaacttcctcattttacagaggtggaaactgaggcccagagaggggaagggagttgCCTAAGGCCCcacagggcaggatttgaatccaggccctctgattccaaagccccCAAGTGCTCTTTCTTTTGTACCATGTGAAGACCTTGCTGTGGCCTTTTTCTGTCACCCCATCCTGGCCTTTAGAGACAATCGAAGGTAAGCCTTCTGCTCTTGGGGCCACAATCTCAGAGCGCATTTATATGGATGGGGGGCAGGCGGTGGAGATTTTGTGCTTGGTGACTTTGTTTCCATTGTTTTATCAGATGCAAAGCATCCTGCAGTGGCAGGTAGGTGCCATGTCCTGACTCAGGCCTGCAATACTACAAGAACGTTTGTGGAAATAAAATCATTCAGAGGTGAAGAGATCAGAACACATCATCTGTTCTTACTTCATTGGAAAATTTGATGTTATCATCTATTGATCTTTGTAGAATGATTTTACCTTTAATTTCCCTGGGGCTAGCCATAATGAGGCTGGGGTTTACTGTAGGGGGATCAACAGATGGGAATGTGTCCCTtgggtcttatttttataaatgtgaagGCCAGCCTTCATTTTTCAGGCAGTAgaagtggggggcggggaggaattTTAATGGCAAGGAGTTTGTCTACTAGATGTTTCCTCTGAGCTGACCAAACACCAATCCCTTTACTTGATGTTAGCTCATTTGGGAACAGGCAATGAAGGAGGAAGACAGGGGCTTTGGTCTCATCTCTTCAGTGTCTCTCCCAGTCTCTCCTGTGCTTGGGGCTCTCTTTAAAGAcaatggggaagagggggaacGGATCGGCTTGTCAATCAGACCCCAAAGAAATAGAGCCAGTGTTCTGTTAAAAAACAACTTTGGCTAACCAATGTGATGACTCCAGTgggaatagaatttttaaatgctACAAGACTTACCAGCTGTTGATTTACTGTTGGTGTTACTTGTCAGATGAGCTGCAATCGGTAGCTGCTTCTGATCCCCTGAAATTAAATAAAAGCCATGAGATGTGTCAGACACAAACATCCAACTCGGCTGAGATCTcatatttcaattttctcatataaCTAAGTCTCCTAAGCAAAGCAAGGAGGTATGATTGCCTGGCTCACTCAGACCAAAATCCTTGGCCTGTGCCTGAGTAGGGAGAGCACAATGGGCTGGCTACATCAAGCCTCCATtccattttggttttttgctgcttgtgcccacccccatcccccaataCTGTCAACAATGGTTATGATGTTCCTTTGAGGAATAAGTCATCAGATCAGTGAtcgagagatggaaggaactcagaggccatctagtccagtctgcGCCCCGCCCcccatttaaaagatgaggaaactgaagcccagagagatgaactgagttgtccaaggtcacacacatgaTTAAGTGACACTGAGTACATAATATATTGGTTCAGGTGCTTTGATCCACTTTCAGCTACCTAGGTCCTGCTGGCCAGTTCTGCCACAAGCTCAGTGCAGTTGGCCACCATTTTCCCCCATTTCCTAGGTTTACAGTCTTCTCCCCTCACCTAGCCTgggagctcctagagggcagagacaATGCCCAGCAGGgtaccttgtacacagtaggcattacTTTTATTGAGTTTTGTTGACTAGTGAAAGATGGGAACCATGACCCTGGAAGCTTGTGACTGGCCTGATTATCCTGTGGTATTCTGAGTAtaaggaatcatagaatcttagagctggaattcagttcagttcaattcactaagcatttattaagcaccagttgTGAGCCAAACATAGTGccaagttctagggatacaaagataaaacagtccctgccctcaaggaacttccaggTGATAGAATGTATGTACCCAGATAAGGaaataatactattttttttcttttagtccgATCATTGAT
Proteins encoded in this window:
- the CD40LG gene encoding CD40 ligand: MNEPYNPPAPPAGNTVSAATMKIFMFLLTVFVTAQTIGTAFFGVYLHRRLDEVEKEMHQQEGYLVMTMLQKCNQKDFSTFPGCPEILAQFQKQLKPEESPTKEMFEKQKGDQKQLPIAAHLTSNTNSKSTAVLQWAKKGYYTMSDSLSYSDGKLTVQNPGIYYIYSQVTFCSNREASSQAPFIASLCLKSSGSERVLLRAANTHTPSKPCRHQSIRLGGTFDLQQGASVFVNVTDPTQVSHGTGFTYFGLFKL